The following coding sequences are from one Oceanidesulfovibrio indonesiensis window:
- a CDS encoding VanZ family protein → MAGQPRSSQRRNDPGTADSGEQHADRRAWRLFTVVWLSGIALYAVLSLLPIRIPFQQSVLWGAASMDEALHFAAFAILAVNLAFVFHSRIDLFLAYLLLLLLGTATELSHLLIPNRMFSFRDLGANLLGCMAGSLPGLSWRFARRIRGKGPLRDRARQGY, encoded by the coding sequence ATGGCCGGTCAGCCTCGATCATCGCAACGCCGGAACGATCCAGGCACGGCAGACTCCGGCGAACAACATGCGGACCGGCGGGCCTGGCGCCTGTTCACGGTTGTGTGGCTCTCGGGCATTGCGCTGTACGCCGTGCTCTCGTTGCTGCCCATACGCATCCCTTTCCAGCAATCTGTGCTTTGGGGCGCCGCCAGCATGGATGAAGCGTTGCATTTCGCTGCATTCGCCATCCTTGCGGTGAACCTTGCTTTCGTTTTCCATTCTCGAATCGATCTTTTTCTCGCTTACCTGTTGCTTCTGCTGTTGGGCACGGCCACCGAGCTTTCGCACCTGCTGATTCCGAATCGCATGTTCTCCTTCCGCGATCTCGGCGCGAACCTGCTCGGCTGCATGGCAGGGTCGCTGCCCGGGCTATCCTGGCGATTCGCAAGACGCATACGCGGCAAAGGACCGCTCAGGGACAGAGCGCGGCAGGGCTATTGA
- a CDS encoding DsbA family protein, which translates to MRRILALCLVAILCCFVAAGCSGESGFDKSDLKKRISEVLREDPELVLDVLRENNETVFRIAEQGMAVAQQRAMREQRMDMVKNPLQPELDMDRPVRGPEDAPITIVEYSDFQCPYCSDAARTVELLLQKHRGEVKLHFKHMPLSSHPMALPAARYFEAASLQDEEKAWSLYDTFFQEQDALKQGGEEWMKQQAADLGLDVEQLEKDAAGSVVNNRIKDDLREAKRLGISGTPHFIVGGVLLAGAQPLEEFTSVIELVKEHRAQQPAPQAEPAQKTDEGEGAQ; encoded by the coding sequence ATGCGCAGAATCCTGGCGCTTTGCCTTGTGGCAATCTTGTGCTGCTTCGTCGCTGCCGGGTGTTCCGGAGAGTCCGGCTTCGACAAATCCGATCTCAAGAAACGCATCTCCGAGGTACTTCGTGAGGACCCTGAACTCGTGCTCGACGTCCTGCGCGAGAACAACGAGACCGTGTTCCGCATTGCCGAGCAGGGCATGGCCGTGGCTCAACAGCGAGCCATGCGCGAGCAACGCATGGACATGGTGAAGAATCCCCTCCAGCCCGAGCTTGATATGGACAGGCCGGTGCGCGGTCCCGAAGACGCGCCGATCACCATCGTCGAGTACTCGGACTTCCAGTGTCCCTATTGCAGCGATGCTGCGCGCACCGTGGAATTGCTCCTGCAAAAGCACCGGGGCGAAGTGAAGCTCCACTTCAAGCACATGCCTTTGTCCTCGCATCCTATGGCGTTGCCGGCAGCCCGGTACTTCGAGGCCGCCTCCCTCCAGGACGAAGAAAAGGCGTGGTCGCTCTACGACACATTCTTCCAGGAGCAGGACGCCCTGAAGCAAGGCGGCGAGGAGTGGATGAAGCAGCAGGCGGCCGACCTGGGGCTCGATGTGGAGCAACTCGAAAAGGACGCCGCCGGCTCCGTCGTCAACAACAGGATCAAGGACGACCTGCGCGAAGCCAAGCGCCTCGGCATCTCCGGAACGCCCCACTTCATCGTGGGCGGAGTGCTCCTGGCCGGCGCGCAACCCCTTGAAGAATTCACCAGCGTCATCGAACTGGTGAAGGAACACCGCGCCCAGCAGCCGGCGCCGCAGGCAGAGCCCGCCCAAAAGACCGACGAGGGCGAAGGCGCCCAGTAG
- a CDS encoding TolC family protein: MVSTSASISSQIRRFVFPFLLAAMLGLGLLRQGQADEGKEYAINPVHEETIAEDVMNLAREDPAIREENLAPHGVEEWDKPLPSARAQLDASNATTKTIAIGDAVRIALENNPAITSAIHRKRAATYGKYSRIGAMLPSVTGGYSYSYSEAPRAKGSPPSSANRNYTLFFNIQQDLFVGFRNISNLVRAKFAEEQAKLNRYNEELSLLLDVQENFLNLLRAREDVRSAQDSVTRLESQLKVTRAFYDVGLSPRLDVLQAEVDLAEAEDTLLQAENNVAVQLARLNTLLPLNLGDDVQYVGELKYEPFPLSLETCLERAYRNRPDLLIFKKAVDIARQDSRVAASALYPQIQGEFNWSQFGDTPALQGSPYTDLNRYDQWSLEIGLTWELFDFGENLFTWRQARESEKEAQADVAGQYLEATYDVKSRRLQIDETAKRIAVAQKRVEQGKEGYRMAVARYQAQVGTNNDVLDAQSRLTSAESTLTEALVDYQIAVANLYVAIGAKNVDLEFVEE; this comes from the coding sequence ATGGTTTCGACATCCGCATCCATTTCGTCCCAGATCCGACGTTTCGTTTTTCCATTCCTCCTGGCTGCGATGCTGGGCCTGGGCCTGTTGCGACAGGGCCAGGCCGACGAAGGCAAAGAATACGCCATCAACCCTGTTCACGAGGAAACCATCGCCGAAGACGTGATGAACCTCGCCAGGGAAGACCCGGCAATCCGTGAGGAAAATCTCGCCCCTCACGGCGTGGAGGAGTGGGACAAGCCCCTGCCCTCGGCCAGAGCGCAGCTCGATGCGTCCAACGCCACCACGAAAACAATCGCCATCGGCGATGCCGTGCGCATCGCGCTGGAAAACAACCCGGCCATCACAAGCGCCATACACCGGAAGCGTGCTGCGACCTACGGAAAATATTCCCGTATCGGCGCCATGTTGCCGTCGGTGACCGGCGGGTACTCGTATTCGTACTCGGAAGCGCCCCGCGCCAAAGGGTCGCCACCTTCGTCCGCCAACAGAAATTACACCCTTTTCTTCAACATTCAGCAGGATCTGTTCGTGGGCTTCCGCAACATTTCCAACCTGGTGCGGGCGAAATTCGCCGAAGAGCAAGCCAAGCTGAACCGCTACAATGAGGAATTGTCGTTGCTTCTGGACGTGCAGGAGAACTTTCTGAACCTGCTGCGCGCCCGCGAGGACGTACGCAGCGCGCAGGACTCCGTGACCCGTCTGGAGTCCCAGCTCAAGGTCACGCGCGCCTTTTACGACGTCGGCCTGAGCCCGCGTCTGGATGTACTTCAGGCCGAGGTCGACCTCGCAGAAGCCGAGGACACCCTTCTGCAGGCTGAGAATAACGTGGCCGTCCAGCTTGCCCGGCTCAACACCCTGCTGCCGCTCAACCTGGGCGACGACGTGCAGTATGTGGGCGAGCTGAAGTATGAGCCCTTTCCTTTGTCTCTGGAAACGTGCCTGGAGCGCGCTTACAGAAACCGGCCGGACCTGCTCATCTTCAAAAAAGCGGTGGACATCGCCCGTCAGGACTCCCGCGTGGCGGCCAGCGCCCTCTACCCACAGATCCAGGGCGAGTTCAACTGGTCCCAGTTCGGCGATACCCCCGCGCTGCAGGGCAGCCCTTACACCGACCTGAACCGCTACGACCAGTGGAGTCTGGAGATAGGGCTGACCTGGGAGCTTTTTGACTTCGGCGAGAACCTCTTCACCTGGCGGCAGGCCCGCGAGTCCGAAAAGGAAGCGCAGGCCGACGTGGCGGGCCAGTACCTGGAGGCTACCTACGACGTGAAGTCCCGCCGGCTTCAGATCGACGAGACGGCCAAGCGGATCGCCGTTGCCCAGAAGCGCGTGGAACAGGGCAAGGAAGGCTATCGCATGGCCGTGGCCCGCTACCAGGCCCAGGTCGGCACCAACAACGACGTGCTGGACGCGCAGTCGCGGCTCACCAGTGCGGAATCCACCCTGACCGAAGCCCTTGTGGATTATCAGATCGCCGTGGCCAACCTCTACGTGGCTATCGGCGCCAAGAACGTAGACCTCGAATTCGTCGAAGAGTAA
- a CDS encoding efflux RND transporter periplasmic adaptor subunit, with translation MDTQSARHAAVRILILVVCFLVVPAGHGFAQEQEGEENAQSQQQPPSPVVTATSRAGEVVPQNRLIGTVYYPEISEVAAEVSGRVDSIRFEEGDRLQAGAMLVTLSKDIASMELEAAVSDYQEVLSELENARLELDRYRTLIKQGTISQSDFDDTQSQVQILERRARSLESRAELWRIRLSKAGVPAPYEGVVLEKHVGRGEWVQAGTPIATMARDDYLEVVVDIPGELVGFVSPGREVDVLVAGQRITGEILSLIPRGDLATRTFPLKIKIENTKGFAQGMEAVAWVPAGEPMEAVLVPRDAVVLQRGAQMMWAVKDGAAAPVPVEVEAYEGLEVAVRGPGVEPGMVVVVKGNERLSPGQPVAPQPLAGNGAQENAS, from the coding sequence ATGGATACCCAAAGCGCGCGGCATGCCGCCGTGCGGATTTTGATACTGGTGGTTTGTTTTCTTGTTGTGCCGGCCGGCCATGGCTTCGCCCAGGAACAGGAGGGCGAAGAGAATGCGCAGAGCCAGCAACAGCCGCCTTCGCCTGTTGTGACCGCCACATCGCGCGCTGGCGAGGTCGTGCCGCAGAATCGCCTCATCGGGACGGTCTACTATCCGGAGATATCCGAGGTGGCGGCCGAAGTGAGCGGCCGCGTGGACTCGATCAGGTTCGAGGAAGGCGATCGTCTGCAGGCAGGCGCTATGCTCGTGACCCTGTCCAAGGACATTGCGAGCATGGAACTGGAAGCCGCGGTATCCGACTACCAGGAGGTCTTGTCCGAGCTGGAGAATGCCCGGCTGGAACTGGATCGCTACCGCACGCTCATCAAGCAGGGGACCATCTCCCAGAGCGATTTCGACGACACACAGTCCCAGGTCCAGATACTGGAGCGCCGGGCCCGTTCTCTGGAGTCTCGCGCCGAACTCTGGCGCATCCGGCTTTCCAAGGCCGGCGTACCCGCGCCCTATGAGGGCGTGGTCCTTGAAAAACACGTCGGCCGCGGAGAGTGGGTGCAGGCCGGCACGCCCATCGCCACCATGGCGCGCGACGACTATCTCGAAGTGGTGGTGGACATCCCAGGCGAGCTTGTAGGGTTTGTCAGTCCCGGGCGCGAGGTGGATGTTCTCGTGGCCGGGCAGAGGATTACCGGCGAGATCCTGTCGCTCATACCGCGCGGTGACCTGGCGACGCGGACCTTTCCTCTCAAGATCAAGATCGAGAACACGAAAGGATTCGCACAGGGCATGGAGGCCGTGGCCTGGGTGCCGGCCGGAGAGCCCATGGAGGCCGTGCTCGTCCCCCGCGACGCAGTGGTTCTGCAACGCGGTGCGCAGATGATGTGGGCCGTGAAGGATGGCGCCGCTGCGCCCGTGCCTGTGGAAGTGGAAGCCTACGAGGGCCTGGAGGTCGCGGTTCGCGGCCCGGGCGTGGAGCCGGGCATGGTCGTGGTGGTCAAGGGCAACGAACGGCTCAGCCCCGGGCAGCCCGTGGCGCCGCAACCCCTGGCCGGCAACGGCGCACAAGAAAACGCGAGCTGA
- a CDS encoding efflux RND transporter permease subunit: MDIVRFSIKNPVTVLVGVILVLLFGIIGLYSLPYQLSPTVTEPQISVTTTWPGATPYDIEREIIEEQEKVLKGIPKLVSMESSSFNSQGEITLKFQIGTDVDSALLRVSNKLNEVPQYPENVDRPIINASGADTSPIIWLVLKTTEDNPRSIDEYKTFFEDEVRQYLERVPGVADLFVFGGTESEMHIVVDPERLAAHKLTMDDFVNIIAQENTNVSAGNMQVSRREYRIRTLGEYQSPEEIEEVVLTSTGQRRIKVKDVAKVQFDYETNDVAMLHNGEKGIVCGIKPEPDANVLEVTDAMEQVIIGLNEGLLAENGLYYDWTYDQRPYINGAIQLVQQNILLGGTLAVIVLFIFLRRVSSTVIVTMAIPISIVGTFMFMSFLGRNLNVISLAGISFSVGMLVDAAIVVLENIDRHRSMGKGSLAAAYDGAKEVWGAVLASTLTTVAVFLPVVFMEEEAGQLFKDIAIAITSAILLSLFVSVSVIPMLSNQFFKYSDRRKLAKGKKLHQKREATGPAARLGGVFAGGMMRLVQFALKNWATRLATIGAVLGFAVLVVTILWPKMEYLPTGNRNLLINILIPPPGLSYEERMEIGEYIYSELEPFMGKDYVGDIPGIANTFYVGAPQIMLFGVISTQEQEAAKLINPLMGIIHSIPGMYGVSLQAGIFEDRIGGGRSIDVDLTGPEIEGLIAAGGAMYGAISQAVPGSRIRPVPSLELLFPEIKIIPDRERLRAAGLTTSALGVAMDIIMDGRKVSEFKEEGSKKIDLVVRAGRDDIKTPEQLYEALVVTPEGRSLPVSSLAALERTTGITEIRHLERHRTVTLQVTPPETISLQEAMETIENGVVPNMREQGLFEGVNFSMSGAADKLVETRKAMEGNFLLAVFITYLLMAALFGNFVYPLIVLFTVPLAAVGGVLGLSLQSIFIALQNLDVLTMLGFVILIGVVVNNAILVVHQSLNNIRYAGMEHKEAVLEAVRTRIRPIYMSATTSVFGMLPLAVMPGPGSELYRGLGSVVLGGLALSTVFTVFLVPSLLMFCIRMEKVGSGKSNGVDYSETEAAS, from the coding sequence ATGGATATCGTCCGCTTTTCCATCAAGAACCCCGTCACGGTGCTGGTCGGGGTCATACTCGTTCTGCTTTTCGGCATCATCGGGCTGTACTCCCTTCCGTATCAGCTCTCGCCCACGGTAACGGAGCCGCAGATCAGCGTCACGACCACATGGCCGGGTGCTACGCCATACGACATCGAACGCGAGATCATCGAAGAGCAGGAGAAGGTCCTCAAGGGCATTCCCAAGCTCGTGTCCATGGAGTCGAGCTCTTTCAACAGCCAGGGCGAGATAACGCTCAAGTTCCAGATCGGCACTGATGTGGACTCGGCCCTGCTGCGCGTCTCCAACAAGCTCAACGAGGTGCCGCAGTATCCGGAGAACGTGGACCGCCCGATCATCAATGCGTCCGGTGCGGATACGTCGCCCATCATCTGGCTGGTTCTCAAAACTACCGAGGACAACCCGCGGAGTATCGACGAGTACAAGACGTTCTTCGAAGACGAGGTGCGCCAGTACCTGGAGCGCGTGCCCGGAGTCGCCGACCTGTTCGTTTTCGGCGGCACCGAGAGCGAGATGCACATCGTGGTGGACCCGGAGCGTCTGGCCGCGCACAAGCTGACCATGGACGACTTCGTCAATATCATTGCTCAGGAAAATACCAACGTTTCCGCGGGCAACATGCAGGTCAGCCGGCGGGAGTACCGCATTCGCACGCTGGGAGAGTATCAGTCCCCCGAGGAGATAGAGGAGGTCGTGCTCACCTCCACGGGACAGCGCCGCATCAAGGTCAAGGATGTCGCCAAGGTCCAGTTCGACTATGAGACCAACGATGTGGCAATGCTCCATAACGGTGAAAAGGGCATCGTCTGCGGCATCAAGCCCGAGCCGGACGCCAACGTGCTCGAAGTCACGGATGCCATGGAGCAGGTGATCATCGGCCTCAATGAAGGCCTGCTCGCCGAGAACGGACTGTACTACGACTGGACCTACGACCAGCGGCCTTACATCAACGGCGCCATCCAGCTCGTGCAGCAGAACATCCTGCTCGGAGGCACGCTTGCCGTCATCGTGCTGTTCATCTTCCTGCGCCGCGTTTCCTCCACCGTCATCGTGACAATGGCGATCCCCATATCCATCGTGGGCACCTTCATGTTCATGAGCTTTCTGGGCCGCAATCTGAACGTCATCAGCCTCGCGGGCATCTCGTTCTCCGTGGGCATGCTGGTGGACGCGGCCATTGTGGTTCTGGAAAACATCGACCGACACCGATCCATGGGCAAAGGCTCCTTGGCGGCCGCCTACGACGGCGCCAAGGAAGTGTGGGGCGCAGTGCTCGCCTCCACGCTGACCACCGTTGCGGTCTTCCTGCCCGTGGTTTTCATGGAAGAGGAGGCGGGCCAGCTGTTCAAGGATATCGCCATCGCGATCACCAGCGCCATCCTGCTTTCTCTGTTCGTATCCGTGTCGGTCATCCCCATGCTGTCCAACCAGTTTTTCAAATATTCGGACAGGCGCAAGCTGGCCAAGGGAAAGAAGCTGCACCAGAAACGCGAGGCCACCGGCCCGGCCGCCCGGTTAGGCGGCGTGTTCGCAGGCGGCATGATGCGCCTGGTCCAGTTCGCACTGAAGAACTGGGCGACCCGCCTGGCGACCATCGGCGCTGTGCTCGGCTTCGCGGTGCTGGTCGTGACGATTCTCTGGCCCAAGATGGAATACCTGCCCACGGGCAACCGCAACCTGCTCATCAACATTCTCATCCCGCCCCCCGGGCTTTCCTACGAGGAGCGGATGGAAATTGGCGAGTACATCTACTCGGAGCTTGAGCCGTTCATGGGCAAGGATTATGTGGGCGACATCCCGGGGATCGCGAATACCTTTTACGTGGGCGCGCCGCAGATCATGCTCTTCGGTGTGATTTCCACGCAGGAGCAGGAAGCGGCGAAGCTCATAAATCCGCTCATGGGCATCATCCACTCCATTCCCGGAATGTACGGCGTGAGCCTGCAGGCCGGCATCTTCGAGGACCGCATCGGCGGCGGCCGTTCCATCGACGTGGACCTCACAGGTCCGGAGATCGAGGGGCTCATTGCGGCCGGCGGCGCCATGTACGGCGCCATCAGCCAGGCCGTGCCCGGCAGCAGGATACGGCCTGTGCCATCCCTGGAACTTCTTTTCCCTGAGATCAAGATCATCCCGGACCGCGAGCGCCTGCGCGCTGCGGGGCTCACGACAAGCGCCCTGGGCGTGGCCATGGACATTATCATGGACGGACGCAAGGTCAGCGAATTCAAGGAGGAAGGCTCCAAGAAGATCGACCTTGTGGTGCGCGCCGGACGAGACGACATCAAAACGCCCGAGCAGTTGTACGAAGCGCTCGTTGTCACACCGGAAGGCAGATCCCTGCCTGTTTCGTCGCTGGCTGCTCTGGAACGGACCACGGGCATCACCGAAATCCGCCATCTGGAACGCCATCGGACAGTGACGCTGCAGGTGACGCCGCCGGAAACAATATCCCTGCAGGAGGCCATGGAGACGATCGAGAACGGCGTGGTGCCCAACATGCGCGAGCAGGGTCTTTTCGAGGGCGTGAACTTCAGCATGTCCGGCGCAGCCGACAAGCTTGTGGAAACGCGCAAAGCCATGGAAGGCAACTTCCTGCTGGCGGTGTTCATCACCTACCTGCTCATGGCTGCGTTGTTCGGTAACTTCGTCTATCCGCTGATCGTCTTGTTCACCGTGCCGCTGGCCGCCGTTGGCGGTGTGCTGGGCCTGTCGCTGCAATCGATCTTCATCGCGTTGCAGAACCTGGACGTGCTTACCATGCTGGGCTTCGTCATCCTCATTGGCGTGGTGGTGAACAACGCGATCCTCGTGGTGCACCAGTCACTCAACAACATCCGCTATGCCGGCATGGAGCACAAGGAGGCTGTGCTCGAGGCGGTGCGCACGCGAATCCGCCCCATTTACATGAGCGCCACCACCTCCGTGTTCGGCATGCTGCCGCTGGCCGTCATGCCGGGTCCCGGGTCCGAGCTGTACCGCGGCCTCGGCAGCGTGGTGCTGGGCGGTCTGGCCCTGTCCACGGTGTTCACCGTGTTCCTGGTGCCGTCCCTGCTCATGTTCTGCATCCGCATGGAGAAGGTCGGCAGCGGCAAAAGCAATGGCGTGGATTACAGCGAGACGGAGGCCGCTTCTTAG
- a CDS encoding LamG domain-containing protein has translation MKSHICLLVCIFVLGLFVSPVATRSIDITNDLAAYYPLNGSTEDQSGNSNHADLVGPVWGMNMCARPDSALQFYTQGHSYMIAATKPLSPIPGEIEALTLAAWIFPTRLDDTRIIVDKFNPTSQDREFRFALQDGQLRFIWATVDRDGAHDGFDIIEGNKTLEPGQWHHVAASYQRGKARLFVNGKEIASKATEDWPIYEANAKLQVGGNGYGLDGFFNGKIDELRIYTRALEKYDIQALAARPCQ, from the coding sequence ATGAAATCCCATATTTGCCTCCTTGTCTGCATCTTCGTGCTTGGGCTTTTTGTATCGCCTGTGGCCACCAGGTCCATCGACATTACCAACGACCTGGCCGCGTATTATCCACTGAACGGTTCGACTGAGGATCAAAGCGGCAACAGCAACCACGCCGACCTCGTAGGACCGGTCTGGGGCATGAACATGTGCGCGCGCCCCGACTCCGCCCTGCAATTCTACACCCAGGGCCACTCCTATATGATCGCGGCGACAAAGCCCCTCTCGCCCATTCCGGGCGAGATCGAAGCCCTCACCCTCGCGGCGTGGATCTTTCCCACCCGCCTGGACGACACTCGCATCATCGTGGACAAGTTCAATCCCACCAGCCAGGACCGCGAGTTCCGCTTCGCCCTCCAGGACGGCCAGTTGCGCTTCATATGGGCCACCGTGGACAGGGACGGCGCCCATGACGGATTCGACATCATTGAAGGAAACAAAACGCTGGAGCCCGGGCAATGGCACCATGTGGCCGCCAGCTACCAGCGAGGCAAGGCGCGGCTTTTCGTCAACGGCAAGGAGATCGCCTCCAAGGCCACTGAGGACTGGCCGATCTACGAAGCCAACGCCAAGCTGCAGGTGGGCGGCAACGGCTACGGTCTGGACGGCTTTTTCAACGGCAAGATCGACGAGCTGCGCATCTACACGCGCGCCCTGGAGAAATACGACATCCAGGCCCTGGCTGCGCGCCCCTGCCAATAA
- the pyk gene encoding pyruvate kinase, producing MRTKIVATLGPASMNESSMRDMARHGARIFRCNFSHDRAEAFEPVVRWARSLEQELGVRLTVMGDLSGPKLRIGEVPGSPLTIHAEDRILLALEGESAAPHDDMPVITLDDPAPLAGLEAGMPVSLSDGMLRFHVDEVIEPDRRFLLHAENAGLLSSNKGITFPGKVIPVAAFTDKDRRDLREGVEVGLDAFALSFVQGPDDLDDIRAELDSLGVQVPIIAKLERRQALERLDDILERSDAVMVARGDLGLEMPIISLPVHQKRILQACRRHSKAAIVATQMLLSMVRNPIPTRAETTDVANAVLDGADCVMLSEETAIGEHPVEAVRILGGIAQEAESYYHERTRPHLEARMARKDPSEYLAYAAALLVDTAQGSALVCHTSSGATARRMSSRRPSTPIYAVTPHEHVTHLLSFYAGVSPTLADTSVERHVERAERFIEQCDAIGEGETVVITSGQPTPGLLRPCADSPENPPATTNELKIYVK from the coding sequence ATGCGAACGAAAATCGTGGCCACGCTGGGCCCTGCTTCCATGAATGAGTCGTCCATGCGGGACATGGCGCGGCACGGGGCGCGCATCTTCCGCTGCAACTTCTCCCACGACCGCGCCGAGGCTTTCGAGCCCGTTGTTCGATGGGCGCGCTCGCTGGAACAGGAACTCGGTGTCCGCCTCACTGTGATGGGCGACCTCTCAGGCCCCAAACTGCGTATCGGCGAGGTCCCCGGGTCGCCGCTGACCATTCACGCCGAAGATCGCATCCTCCTGGCCCTGGAAGGCGAAAGCGCTGCACCACATGACGACATGCCCGTCATCACTCTGGATGACCCGGCGCCGCTTGCCGGTCTGGAGGCCGGCATGCCCGTGTCCCTCTCCGACGGCATGTTGCGGTTCCATGTGGACGAGGTGATCGAACCGGACCGGCGCTTCCTGCTGCACGCCGAAAACGCCGGACTGCTGAGTTCCAACAAGGGCATAACCTTCCCGGGCAAGGTCATTCCGGTGGCCGCCTTCACGGACAAGGACCGCCGCGACCTGCGTGAAGGCGTCGAAGTGGGGCTGGACGCCTTCGCCCTCTCGTTCGTGCAGGGCCCCGACGACCTGGACGACATCCGCGCAGAGCTTGACTCACTCGGCGTTCAGGTGCCCATTATCGCCAAGCTGGAGCGACGCCAGGCCCTGGAGCGTCTCGATGATATCCTGGAGCGCAGCGACGCCGTGATGGTGGCGCGGGGGGACCTGGGCCTGGAGATGCCCATCATATCGCTGCCCGTGCACCAGAAGCGTATCCTGCAGGCCTGCCGCCGCCATTCCAAAGCTGCAATAGTGGCCACGCAGATGCTGCTTTCCATGGTCAGGAATCCCATCCCCACGCGCGCCGAAACCACCGATGTGGCCAACGCCGTGCTGGACGGCGCCGATTGCGTGATGCTCTCCGAAGAAACAGCCATAGGCGAACACCCCGTGGAGGCGGTTCGCATCCTCGGCGGCATCGCCCAGGAGGCGGAATCCTACTACCACGAGCGGACTCGCCCCCACCTGGAAGCACGGATGGCCAGGAAGGATCCGTCCGAATACCTCGCCTACGCCGCAGCGCTGCTTGTGGACACCGCGCAGGGCTCGGCCCTGGTATGCCATACCTCCAGCGGCGCCACCGCGCGGCGCATGTCCAGCCGCCGACCCTCCACGCCTATCTATGCCGTCACCCCGCACGAGCACGTGACCCATCTGCTCAGTTTCTACGCCGGCGTTTCGCCCACCCTGGCGGACACGAGCGTTGAGCGCCATGTGGAACGGGCCGAACGGTTCATCGAGCAATGCGACGCCATAGGCGAAGGAGAAACCGTAGTCATCACCTCGGGCCAGCCCACCCCCGGGCTGCTGCGGCCGTGCGCCGACTCGCCAGAAAATCCGCCGGCTACCACCAACGAATTGAAAATATACGTGAAGTAG